In Fluviicola taffensis DSM 16823, the following are encoded in one genomic region:
- a CDS encoding PorP/SprF family type IX secretion system membrane protein, with the protein MRKGYSYLLTGFFGLACSFSLFAQDIHFSHLNRQPIYQNPANTGLFAGDIRLTGNYKDQWRSVTVPFQTFAFAGDMKWKKKGINFGALFFHDNVGDGFYQTMEFLGSIAKNLKLTSDSSQTLSVGIQVGLNYRKVNMDKFYFDNQFNGLIFDASLPTNEAYQNDSRANVTSAAGVVHSFYYGKHNSIKTGLSGHNLNRPNQGFYGSKVLRDIRVSVFSQVDHALTRELAIVPGIGFNIQGKYRELILGSQIRYTLINKLGTYRAVDGGLWFRSRDAVVVRVGLAIQNWSVAISYDTNISKLIPASTARGGLEISAEYIITRFKPKKVIHRVCPDYI; encoded by the coding sequence ATGAGAAAAGGATACTCATACCTACTTACAGGATTTTTCGGATTGGCATGTAGTTTTAGCTTATTTGCTCAAGACATTCATTTTTCTCATTTGAACCGTCAACCAATTTATCAAAATCCGGCTAACACTGGTTTATTCGCTGGAGACATCCGGCTCACTGGTAATTACAAAGATCAATGGAGAAGCGTAACTGTCCCTTTCCAAACCTTTGCTTTTGCTGGTGATATGAAATGGAAAAAGAAAGGAATTAATTTTGGAGCACTCTTCTTTCACGACAATGTTGGTGATGGATTTTACCAAACAATGGAATTCCTTGGAAGTATTGCTAAAAACTTGAAATTAACCAGTGATTCATCGCAAACGCTGAGTGTTGGAATTCAAGTTGGATTAAATTATCGAAAGGTCAATATGGATAAGTTCTATTTCGATAATCAATTTAACGGACTCATTTTCGATGCAAGCTTACCAACCAATGAAGCCTATCAAAACGATAGTAGAGCAAATGTAACAAGTGCCGCAGGAGTTGTCCATTCTTTCTATTACGGGAAACATAATTCCATTAAAACTGGACTGAGTGGGCATAATCTAAACCGTCCAAATCAAGGTTTTTACGGTTCAAAAGTACTTCGTGATATTCGAGTTAGTGTTTTTTCTCAAGTAGATCATGCACTTACAAGAGAACTTGCAATTGTACCAGGAATTGGATTTAATATTCAAGGAAAATACCGAGAGCTCATTCTAGGATCACAAATTCGCTACACCTTAATAAACAAATTAGGAACTTACCGAGCAGTTGATGGTGGATTGTGGTTTCGCTCCCGAGACGCCGTGGTTGTTCGTGTTGGTCTAGCCATTCAAAACTGGTCGGTTGCAATTAGTTACGATACCAATATTTCCAAGTTAATTCCAGCAAGTACCGCTCGTGGCGGATTAGAGATTTCAGCAGAATATATCATTACTCGTTTCAAACCCAAAAAAGTCATTCACCGCGTATGCCCAGATTATATTTAG